From Desulfuromonas sp., one genomic window encodes:
- a CDS encoding phosphoesterase, protein MIDWHCHILHELDDGAPSIDEAVAMARLLADNGYSHVCCTPHRLRGMYDTSPAAMRQKICELQVILKEEGIDLTLLAGMEYCLDEFFVEDFSSDPVTLGGTKMVLVETPANADPQLLRENIFHLVRSDCLPLLAHPERHAFLAPPARKSGSLFRFFAAGSNHAGTEKESLQETLLGELKLMGCLFQGNLGSVGGYYGSLVRQQEQRLRQAGLYHCYGSDGHTRASLESFLGDALATIRSELPEALAAGLDSSGP, encoded by the coding sequence ATGATCGACTGGCATTGTCACATACTGCATGAACTGGATGACGGCGCACCTTCCATCGATGAAGCCGTGGCGATGGCGCGCTTGCTCGCCGATAACGGCTATTCGCATGTCTGCTGTACGCCGCACCGGTTGCGCGGCATGTACGACACCAGTCCGGCAGCGATGCGGCAGAAGATCTGTGAGCTTCAGGTCATTCTGAAGGAAGAGGGGATTGACCTGACCCTGCTGGCCGGGATGGAATACTGTCTCGATGAGTTTTTCGTCGAGGACTTCTCGTCCGACCCGGTGACCCTCGGCGGCACAAAAATGGTGCTGGTCGAAACTCCGGCCAACGCCGACCCGCAGCTGTTGCGAGAAAACATTTTCCACCTGGTCCGCAGCGACTGTCTCCCGCTGCTGGCCCACCCGGAGCGGCACGCCTTTCTGGCGCCGCCGGCGCGAAAATCAGGTTCCCTGTTCCGGTTTTTTGCGGCCGGGTCCAACCATGCGGGTACCGAAAAGGAGTCGCTCCAAGAGACACTGCTCGGCGAACTGAAGCTGATGGGCTGCCTCTTCCAGGGAAATCTCGGCAGCGTTGGCGGTTATTACGGAAGCCTGGTCCGGCAGCAGGAGCAACGGCTCCGCCAGGCCGGCCTTTATCATTGTTACGGTTCGGATGGGCATACCCGGGCCAGCCTCGAAAGCTTTCTCGGCGATGCTCTCGCGACGATTCGGTCCGAACTGCCGGAGGCTCTTGCGGCGGGGCTCGATTCGTCTGGGCCCTGA
- a CDS encoding diguanylate cyclase produces MLKYIGKRLLMMIPMLIGITLISFMVIHLAPGEPTDLQTDLNPDASPELREKLRSQYGLDQPLHAQYLDWVSRIATLDFGESFALDRRPVIDKIAERLPVTIAINLLSILAILGVSVPIGIIAAVRQNSLFDRGSTIFVFIGFAMPSFWLALLLMDYLGVRLGLFPIAGLRSFGYEYMSTGRQFLDLLHHLILPVFVSAFGGLAGFSRYMRANMLEVVRQDFILTARAKGLSERTVILKHALRNALLPVITILGLSIPGLIGGSVIFETIFAIPGMGKLFYDGVMMRDYPLIMGVLVIGAVLTLVGNLVADISYALADPRIRNE; encoded by the coding sequence TTGCTGAAGTATATCGGAAAACGGTTGTTGATGATGATCCCGATGCTGATCGGCATCACCCTGATTTCATTTATGGTGATCCACCTGGCGCCGGGCGAACCGACCGATCTGCAGACCGATCTGAATCCGGATGCGTCGCCCGAACTCCGGGAAAAGCTGCGCTCGCAGTACGGTCTCGATCAACCCCTGCACGCCCAGTATCTCGACTGGGTCTCGCGGATTGCTACGCTCGATTTCGGTGAGTCGTTTGCCCTCGACCGAAGACCGGTCATCGACAAGATCGCCGAACGGCTGCCGGTGACGATCGCCATCAACCTGCTGTCGATCCTGGCCATCCTCGGGGTCTCGGTGCCGATCGGAATTATTGCCGCGGTCCGGCAGAACAGTCTCTTTGATCGCGGCTCGACCATCTTCGTCTTTATCGGCTTTGCCATGCCGTCTTTCTGGCTCGCCCTGCTGTTGATGGACTACCTCGGCGTCCGCCTCGGACTGTTTCCGATCGCCGGCCTCCGCTCCTTCGGCTATGAATACATGAGTACCGGCCGCCAGTTTCTCGATCTGCTGCACCACCTGATCCTGCCGGTATTCGTCTCGGCTTTCGGCGGTCTCGCCGGGTTTTCCCGCTACATGCGCGCCAACATGCTCGAAGTGGTCCGCCAGGATTTCATATTAACGGCCCGGGCCAAGGGCCTGTCGGAACGCACGGTGATCCTCAAGCATGCCCTGCGCAATGCCCTGCTGCCGGTGATTACCATCCTCGGCCTTTCTATACCCGGCCTGATCGGCGGCAGCGTCATCTTCGAAACCATTTTCGCGATCCCGGGAATGGGCAAGCTCTTCTACGATGGAGTCATGATGCGCGATTACCCGCTTATTATGGGCGTCCTCGTCATCGGCGCAGTCCTCACCCTGGTCGGCAACCTGGTCGCCGATATCAGCTACGCCCTGGCTGATCCGCGCATCCGGAACGAATAG